From Rhodohalobacter sp. SW132, the proteins below share one genomic window:
- a CDS encoding ABC transporter ATP-binding protein: MIELRNVTKQFKAGKTIFESINDTFSAGEFIGLRGPNGSGKTTFLRLLSVNSFPSAGSVFYGEINIHKSPREYLKDVGLVHDQESLPVHMSAVELLEWVLRSRGMWRDDQSPKQINDLYGRLNLGDDRYEQIGTYSTGMKKKTQIAAACIVAPRILILDEPLRGLDTSTRTVVEAILKEMKGEGALILMASHTADIESDYVDRILEFPLKN; encoded by the coding sequence ATGATTGAACTTCGGAATGTTACCAAGCAGTTTAAGGCGGGTAAAACGATTTTTGAATCGATAAACGACACGTTTTCAGCGGGCGAATTTATCGGTTTGCGGGGCCCGAACGGATCGGGTAAAACCACATTTCTGCGCCTGCTGTCGGTGAACTCATTTCCATCTGCAGGATCTGTTTTTTATGGGGAAATCAACATCCACAAATCTCCCCGTGAGTACCTAAAAGATGTTGGACTGGTTCACGATCAGGAAAGTCTTCCCGTTCATATGAGCGCGGTTGAACTGCTGGAGTGGGTGCTTCGCAGTCGTGGAATGTGGCGGGATGATCAGTCACCCAAACAAATTAATGATCTTTATGGAAGGCTTAATTTGGGCGATGACAGGTATGAGCAGATCGGTACCTATTCCACCGGTATGAAAAAGAAAACACAAATTGCAGCCGCCTGTATCGTAGCACCCCGCATCCTCATTCTGGATGAACCGTTACGCGGTCTCGATACCTCCACGCGCACCGTTGTGGAGGCGATCCTTAAAGAGATGAAGGGGGAAGGCGCTCTTATTCTGATGGCTTCTCACACCGCGGATATCGAATCGGATTACGTGGACCGAATTCTTGAATTTCCACTTAAAAACTGA
- the pdhA gene encoding pyruvate dehydrogenase (acetyl-transferring) E1 component subunit alpha, translated as MAKKKDEAIFAPIGINKSQDGKIDKAVDLPDPTKKTHKQLGLKNDQLLEMFEQMFLQRRFEERAMQMYQKGKFGGFLHLYIGQEAVSTGTVFALNDDDDIITAYRDHGWGLVRGVTPNEGMAELYGKATGCSKGKGGSMHFAKVENHFWGGYGIVGGHIPLGGGIAFANKYHGNDRVMACFLGDGAVDQGALHETLNMSQLWKLPAIYVVENNGYSMGTAARRHTVNEIHERANGYGMKNTVLNGMDVFTVYEQMKKIAKEVRKDSMPWFVEIRTYRYRGHSMSDPQKYRSKEELEEYQKIDPIERLKAYILDKDIADEKKIEEIQDKVEDQVLEAVDFAEESDFPEDDALYEDMFAGEPHFHK; from the coding sequence ATGGCCAAGAAAAAGGACGAAGCAATTTTTGCACCTATCGGCATTAATAAAAGTCAGGATGGTAAAATCGACAAGGCAGTTGATCTGCCCGATCCCACCAAAAAAACTCACAAACAGCTTGGTTTAAAAAACGATCAGCTGCTCGAAATGTTTGAGCAGATGTTCCTGCAGCGCCGGTTTGAAGAGCGCGCCATGCAGATGTATCAAAAAGGGAAATTTGGTGGTTTCCTGCATCTCTATATCGGTCAGGAAGCTGTTTCTACCGGTACCGTGTTTGCCCTTAATGATGATGATGACATCATCACCGCATATCGCGATCACGGCTGGGGATTGGTGCGCGGGGTAACTCCAAATGAAGGAATGGCTGAGCTTTATGGAAAAGCTACCGGATGCTCAAAAGGCAAAGGCGGCTCCATGCACTTTGCCAAAGTTGAAAATCATTTCTGGGGCGGATACGGAATTGTTGGCGGACACATTCCGCTTGGAGGCGGAATCGCATTTGCCAATAAATACCATGGAAATGACCGCGTGATGGCGTGCTTTCTTGGTGATGGTGCCGTAGACCAGGGTGCATTACACGAAACTTTGAATATGAGTCAGCTCTGGAAACTGCCGGCCATCTACGTTGTGGAAAATAATGGCTACTCGATGGGTACCGCAGCTCGCCGCCACACCGTAAACGAGATTCATGAACGCGCCAACGGGTACGGAATGAAAAATACCGTACTCAACGGAATGGATGTTTTCACGGTCTACGAGCAGATGAAGAAAATTGCCAAAGAAGTTCGTAAAGACAGCATGCCCTGGTTTGTAGAAATCCGAACCTACAGATACCGCGGTCACTCCATGTCTGATCCGCAGAAATACCGATCCAAAGAGGAACTCGAGGAGTATCAGAAAATCGATCCGATCGAACGGCTGAAAGCGTATATCCTGGATAAGGATATTGCTGACGAGAAAAAGATCGAAGAGATACAGGACAAGGTCGAAGACCAGGTGCTCGAAGCGGTAGATTTTGCCGAAGAATCAGATTTCCCTGAAGATGATGCGCTCTACGAAGATATGTTCGCCGGAGAGCCACACTTCCACAAATAA
- a CDS encoding DUF502 domain-containing protein — MKKLLNYFLRGLLFAFPLFATFFIITMLVNWIDNTLYSILFGWLPFDIPGLGIITAFFLIAILGYLVTQAFSRSLLSYFEQMLERTPFVKIIYTAFKDLTEALVGEKKRFNRPAIVRLTDGVDRIGFITEENLEEYDIHNRVAVYFPHSYNFSGNLFLVDPSFVTPLDIDPSDALKFTVSAGVTNINSYNNNSNTVK; from the coding sequence ATGAAAAAATTACTGAATTACTTTTTAAGGGGTCTTCTATTTGCCTTTCCCCTGTTCGCCACATTTTTCATTATTACCATGCTGGTCAACTGGATTGACAATACGCTATACAGCATACTTTTTGGCTGGCTGCCGTTTGATATCCCCGGCCTTGGAATTATAACCGCATTTTTTCTGATTGCAATTCTTGGTTATCTCGTCACCCAGGCATTCTCCCGTTCACTTCTCTCCTATTTTGAACAGATGCTGGAGCGCACCCCATTTGTGAAAATTATCTACACTGCGTTTAAGGATCTCACTGAAGCATTGGTTGGCGAAAAAAAACGATTTAACCGTCCGGCGATCGTTCGGCTGACAGATGGTGTTGACAGGATAGGATTTATCACCGAAGAGAATTTGGAAGAGTATGACATTCATAACCGGGTGGCGGTTTATTTCCCCCACTCCTATAATTTTTCAGGGAACCTTTTTCTTGTGGATCCCTCGTTTGTCACGCCGCTCGATATCGATCCGTCGGACGCACTGAAATTTACCGTTTCCGCAGGTGTCACGAATATCAACAGCTACAACAATAACAGTAATACTGTGAAATGA
- a CDS encoding YihY/virulence factor BrkB family protein, with the protein MKIELPDFKTVYNDVKELLANTFKKAVDDDILTQGAAIAFYTVFSIAPLFILIVSVSGIFLSEEFIAIQVEEYIAELAGDDIAENLNQFLEEVSYSATGFFATIMAAFIVAFGATTVITQLKQTLNRIWNVVDVEINSIWNFLLNRLLSFGVIILISFLLIASLLTEAIIGVVTGFFTQAVPDINLDFYRIISELMTIAFAVAFFTLIFKILPDVNANWSDILVGAIATTILFLLGKYLIGIYMTSSAISATYRAAGSLIIFIVWVYYNIQTILLGAVFTQVYTEKFGGKIIPYKFVKMRESPYKRREPESAESN; encoded by the coding sequence ATGAAAATTGAATTACCCGATTTTAAAACCGTTTATAACGACGTAAAAGAACTGCTCGCAAACACCTTCAAAAAAGCTGTTGATGATGACATTCTCACCCAGGGTGCTGCGATCGCTTTTTATACCGTTTTCTCCATCGCCCCGCTCTTTATTCTGATCGTCTCTGTGTCGGGAATATTCTTGAGTGAAGAGTTTATCGCCATTCAGGTTGAGGAGTATATTGCCGAGCTTGCAGGAGATGATATTGCAGAAAATCTAAACCAGTTTCTTGAAGAAGTTTCCTACTCGGCAACCGGATTTTTTGCAACTATTATGGCTGCCTTTATTGTAGCGTTCGGAGCAACCACGGTAATCACTCAGCTCAAGCAAACACTCAACAGAATCTGGAATGTTGTTGATGTTGAAATCAATTCAATCTGGAATTTTTTACTCAACAGGCTCCTCTCATTTGGTGTGATTATTCTGATCAGTTTTTTATTAATTGCTTCGCTTCTCACCGAAGCGATAATCGGTGTTGTTACCGGATTTTTTACCCAGGCCGTTCCCGACATAAATCTCGATTTCTACCGCATCATCAGCGAATTGATGACGATCGCTTTTGCCGTGGCATTCTTCACACTGATCTTTAAAATCCTTCCCGATGTTAACGCCAACTGGTCCGATATTTTAGTTGGAGCAATTGCTACTACTATTCTCTTTCTGCTCGGAAAATATTTGATTGGTATTTACATGACCAGCTCCGCTATCAGTGCTACGTATCGCGCAGCAGGCTCACTCATTATTTTTATCGTGTGGGTCTACTACAATATTCAAACCATTCTTCTTGGGGCTGTTTTCACGCAGGTTTATACCGAAAAATTTGGAGGGAAGATTATCCCTTACAAGTTTGTGAAGATGAGAGAATCGCCCTACAAACGACGTGAACCTGAGTCGGCGGAGTCGAATTAA
- a CDS encoding aminotransferase class V-fold PLP-dependent enzyme — protein MSQSPFSAAELNEIRKMFPHTSAGFTYLNHASINPLPTPVRETAMKWIDTRHFGPVENFEELGDTIELARKRVSDYIHSPSPGQVTFMGNTSDTISAVANGLEWNKGDEIILNTMEFPANIQPYRRLESQGVKLHYIPHSDHKISVDQIRKYITPKTRLVSISAVQYLSGFRADLRAIGELCKENEILFVVDGIQALGAVPIDVTACHIHALGTGGHKWLMAPMGVGFLFLAEEMQKQMNPVKTGWLSVEDPWALTEFEKTWLPISQHLETGTPNIIGISCLSTALQLFNDVNIELIEKHILHLTSYLINRLQAKNRSEISIITSVNPEERAGIVSFRIPGIVDSERMISVLKENKIMISARENYFRVSPHFYNTEDEIDNVLDHLFSHL, from the coding sequence ATGAGTCAGTCTCCATTTTCTGCAGCTGAATTGAACGAAATTCGTAAAATGTTTCCGCACACTTCTGCGGGATTCACGTACCTGAACCACGCCTCTATAAATCCATTACCGACCCCGGTACGGGAGACTGCAATGAAGTGGATTGACACCCGGCATTTCGGACCTGTTGAAAATTTCGAAGAGCTCGGAGATACGATTGAACTGGCCAGAAAAAGAGTTTCGGATTACATCCATTCCCCATCGCCCGGGCAGGTTACGTTTATGGGAAATACATCGGATACAATTTCGGCGGTGGCCAACGGACTTGAGTGGAATAAAGGAGATGAAATAATTCTGAATACGATGGAATTTCCTGCCAACATTCAACCCTACCGCCGGCTTGAATCGCAGGGTGTAAAATTACACTACATACCTCACTCGGATCATAAAATTAGTGTTGATCAAATTCGAAAATATATCACCCCAAAAACGCGGCTCGTTTCGATAAGTGCCGTTCAATATTTGAGTGGATTCAGGGCGGATCTCCGGGCGATAGGTGAGCTGTGTAAGGAGAATGAAATCCTCTTCGTTGTGGATGGAATTCAGGCGCTCGGTGCCGTTCCGATTGATGTGACTGCCTGCCATATCCATGCACTCGGCACGGGCGGACATAAATGGCTGATGGCCCCAATGGGTGTCGGGTTTCTCTTCCTGGCTGAAGAGATGCAAAAACAAATGAACCCGGTGAAAACCGGCTGGTTGTCCGTGGAAGATCCGTGGGCACTAACGGAGTTCGAAAAAACATGGCTGCCAATAAGTCAGCACCTCGAAACCGGAACTCCAAATATTATAGGTATTTCATGTCTATCGACTGCACTGCAGTTATTTAATGATGTTAATATAGAATTAATTGAGAAACACATACTCCATTTAACGTCCTACCTGATAAACCGTCTCCAGGCCAAAAACAGATCTGAAATATCAATAATTACCAGTGTTAATCCTGAAGAGAGAGCCGGTATTGTTTCGTTCCGGATTCCCGGAATAGTTGATTCTGAACGCATGATTTCGGTACTGAAAGAGAACAAGATTATGATTTCCGCCAGGGAAAATTATTTCAGGGTTTCCCCGCATTTTTACAATACAGAAGATGAAATCGATAACGTACTCGACCACCTTTTTTCACACCTATGA
- a CDS encoding pyruvate dehydrogenase complex E1 component subunit beta, with amino-acid sequence MAELKFREAIRDAIDEEMATDESIFVMGEEVAEYNGAYKVTEGLLDKYGFKRVIDTPISELGFAGIGVGAAMNGLRPIIEFMTFNFAVLAADQIINHASKARYMLGGQVSIPIVFRGPNASAGQLGATHSVAYDSMYAMFPGLKVIYPSEPGDAKGLLKSAIRDEDPVLFMESEQMYGLKGEVSDEEDFTIPIGKGKIKREGDDVTIVATGKMYHIAQNAAKELAKDGVEAEIIDPRTIKPLDIEMIIESIKKTNRCVIVDEAHPFGGLASEVGFLIQREAFDYLDAPVQRVTLPDVNAPFSKPLFDLWLPDAKNIVEAVNTVTYRK; translated from the coding sequence ATGGCTGAATTAAAATTTAGAGAAGCGATCCGGGATGCTATCGACGAAGAAATGGCAACGGATGAGTCCATATTTGTTATGGGCGAAGAGGTCGCGGAATATAACGGAGCTTACAAAGTAACCGAAGGACTTCTGGATAAATATGGATTCAAAAGGGTGATCGATACACCTATTTCAGAACTCGGATTTGCCGGAATTGGCGTCGGAGCCGCAATGAACGGCCTTCGGCCAATCATAGAGTTCATGACGTTTAACTTTGCCGTTCTGGCAGCAGACCAAATTATTAACCACGCCTCAAAAGCCCGGTATATGCTTGGCGGCCAGGTTTCGATCCCCATTGTGTTCAGAGGCCCGAATGCGTCAGCCGGTCAGCTTGGTGCCACCCACTCGGTAGCATACGACTCGATGTACGCCATGTTTCCCGGGTTAAAAGTGATCTATCCATCCGAACCCGGTGATGCGAAAGGACTATTGAAATCTGCAATTCGTGATGAAGATCCGGTACTGTTTATGGAATCGGAGCAGATGTACGGCTTGAAGGGTGAGGTGTCTGATGAGGAAGATTTCACGATTCCGATCGGCAAGGGAAAAATCAAACGCGAAGGTGATGATGTCACAATCGTTGCGACTGGAAAAATGTATCACATCGCACAAAATGCGGCAAAAGAGCTTGCCAAGGATGGGGTTGAAGCAGAAATCATAGATCCGAGAACCATCAAACCGCTGGATATCGAGATGATTATTGAATCCATCAAAAAGACAAACCGCTGTGTGATTGTGGATGAAGCTCACCCGTTTGGCGGGCTGGCTTCTGAAGTCGGATTTTTGATTCAGCGTGAAGCGTTCGATTACCTGGATGCTCCCGTTCAGCGCGTAACTCTGCCGGATGTGAATGCTCCATTTTCGAAACCGCTGTTTGATCTGTGGCTGCCGGATGCGAAAAATATTGTGGAAGCTGTAAACACCGTAACCTACCGGAAGTAA
- a CDS encoding FAD-binding oxidoreductase, with amino-acid sequence MSELTLPEVELNIYSPKDPVEVVVVENYIVTKESSPNIVRHVTFDVSGTELENRIIAGQSVGILPPGEDRNGRPHKLRLYSISSPTKGEHGKKHLVSTTVKRTIEEWDNKLYLGVASNYLSDLQPGDKVKMTGPSGKRFLLPENARDFNYLFFATGTGIAPYRGMIKELFEEEYTNDCVLVFGCSYRTDLLYADFFEGLDKKHENFHYLKSISREKRRKDGSKFYVQTQLEDEEELLQPILRKDNTLIYICGMKGMEIGIYKQLVRLNLIDYVQIKKELPESLDEIPTDKFKRFIKPSDRTFEEVY; translated from the coding sequence ATGTCTGAGCTAACTCTCCCCGAAGTTGAACTGAACATCTATTCGCCGAAAGATCCTGTTGAAGTAGTTGTAGTAGAAAATTATATCGTAACGAAAGAATCGAGTCCGAATATTGTTCGTCATGTTACTTTTGATGTATCCGGAACAGAGCTCGAAAACCGAATCATTGCCGGGCAGTCCGTAGGAATTTTACCACCGGGTGAAGATCGGAACGGCCGTCCGCATAAATTAAGACTCTACTCTATATCATCCCCGACAAAAGGTGAGCACGGAAAAAAACATCTCGTTTCTACTACGGTAAAGCGCACAATTGAGGAGTGGGACAATAAACTTTACCTGGGAGTAGCTTCAAACTACCTTTCAGATTTGCAGCCTGGCGATAAGGTGAAGATGACCGGGCCAAGCGGCAAGCGGTTTCTGCTCCCCGAAAATGCCCGCGATTTTAACTACCTGTTTTTCGCAACCGGCACGGGAATCGCACCCTATCGCGGAATGATCAAAGAACTTTTTGAGGAGGAGTACACCAACGACTGTGTGCTCGTTTTCGGATGCTCCTACCGAACTGACCTTCTGTACGCTGATTTTTTTGAAGGATTGGACAAAAAACATGAAAACTTTCACTATCTGAAATCGATCTCCAGGGAAAAACGTCGTAAAGACGGATCCAAGTTTTATGTGCAGACCCAGCTAGAAGATGAGGAAGAACTCCTTCAGCCAATTCTCCGGAAAGATAACACACTTATCTATATCTGCGGGATGAAGGGGATGGAGATCGGGATTTATAAACAGCTCGTTCGATTGAACCTGATCGATTACGTACAGATCAAAAAAGAACTGCCGGAGTCGCTTGATGAGATCCCAACGGATAAATTCAAGCGGTTTATCAAACCATCAGACCGCACATTTGAAGAGGTGTATTAG
- the alaS gene encoding alanine--tRNA ligase, giving the protein MPVKTSDEIRKDFFNFFEEKQHLIVDSAPVVPKNDPTLLFTNAGMNQFKAIFLGDEPGYKAGDKIWSRTANTQRCIRVSGKHNDLDEVGHDTYHHTLFEMLGNWSFGDYFKEEAIEWAWELLVDRWGLEPDRLYATVFGGDKEDGLPVDEEAIELWKKKTDINPDHILRFGKKDNFWEMGQTGPCGPCSEVHVDLRPDKERKKQPGAELVNMDDPWVMEIWNLVFIQFFRDEEGKLSNLPDQHVDTGMGFERICAVLQGKTSNYDTDVFEPLLEFISGICGKPYGHDLETDIAMRVIADHIRAVSFSIADGASPSNDGRGYVIRRILRRAVRYGWDRLALKKPFMYQIVPVLAEQFKGVFPELASQVEYVQNVIKAEEKSFLRTLGQGIELFEEMTEGEDKISGENAFKLHDTYGFPIDLTQLMAREKGIDVDLDGFETLMKQQKERARADGKFAAGESGKNVELLIEDYTFEFTGYDHLISEAAIAAVNRDEKRPSLWLTRSPFYAESGGQIADTGTIENNGEVIRVKDVQKTPQGFEHIVDRIPDDLSGTWTAEVHRERRLEIQKHHTATHLMHAALRETIGDHVVQKGSLVEPGRLRFDFSHFEAVTPEQLDEMEARVNEKIQENIEQDVQVMDIEQARERGAMMLFGEKYGDRVRVVTFDPKFSMELCGGTHVGATGEIGYFRFLHESSAAAGIRRVEAVAGKAADKLIRNEKSALKQIQAMLGNSENPAAEIEKLIAQNRDLGKEIEKLKKKDASGALDQILEEGTETAGVSLYTGEVPGADMDLLKQMGYRALQLKDSGSVFVLASQNSEGKVFLMAAITPDLNEKGLQAGKLVSQLGRIVGGGGGGQPELATAGGRFPDKIGEAFGTAEKWIKEQLT; this is encoded by the coding sequence ATGCCTGTGAAGACCTCTGACGAGATCAGAAAAGACTTTTTTAATTTTTTTGAAGAAAAACAACATCTGATCGTAGATAGTGCTCCAGTAGTTCCTAAAAATGATCCTACGTTGCTTTTTACGAATGCCGGCATGAACCAGTTCAAAGCTATTTTCCTCGGGGATGAGCCGGGATACAAAGCCGGTGATAAAATCTGGAGCCGCACAGCCAATACACAGCGCTGTATTCGTGTAAGTGGAAAGCACAACGACTTAGACGAGGTGGGGCACGACACCTATCACCACACGCTTTTCGAGATGCTCGGCAACTGGTCGTTCGGCGACTATTTTAAAGAGGAAGCGATCGAATGGGCGTGGGAACTTCTTGTGGATCGATGGGGACTCGAACCGGACCGTTTATATGCAACCGTATTTGGCGGGGATAAGGAAGACGGCCTCCCGGTGGATGAAGAAGCGATTGAACTCTGGAAAAAGAAAACGGATATCAACCCGGATCACATCCTCAGATTTGGTAAAAAAGATAATTTCTGGGAGATGGGGCAAACCGGTCCATGCGGGCCTTGTTCAGAAGTTCATGTTGATTTACGGCCGGACAAAGAGAGGAAAAAACAGCCCGGCGCCGAATTGGTGAACATGGACGATCCCTGGGTGATGGAGATCTGGAACCTGGTGTTTATCCAATTTTTTCGGGATGAAGAAGGAAAACTCAGTAACCTGCCCGATCAGCACGTGGATACTGGAATGGGATTTGAGCGAATTTGCGCCGTTCTGCAGGGAAAAACTTCAAATTACGATACCGATGTGTTTGAACCGCTTCTGGAATTCATTTCCGGAATCTGCGGCAAACCGTATGGACACGACCTGGAAACGGATATCGCTATGCGTGTGATTGCTGATCATATCCGTGCGGTAAGCTTTTCCATCGCGGATGGGGCATCACCCTCGAATGACGGCCGCGGATATGTGATTCGCAGAATTTTACGCCGGGCTGTCCGGTATGGATGGGACCGCCTTGCACTGAAAAAACCGTTCATGTATCAAATTGTGCCTGTGCTGGCCGAGCAGTTCAAAGGTGTATTTCCGGAGCTGGCATCGCAGGTTGAATACGTGCAAAATGTGATCAAAGCTGAGGAGAAGAGCTTTTTAAGAACGCTGGGACAGGGAATTGAGCTTTTTGAGGAGATGACCGAAGGTGAGGATAAAATATCAGGTGAAAATGCATTCAAACTGCATGATACCTATGGATTTCCAATCGACCTCACCCAGCTGATGGCTCGTGAAAAAGGGATCGATGTAGATTTAGACGGGTTTGAAACCCTGATGAAGCAGCAAAAAGAGCGGGCCCGTGCGGATGGAAAGTTTGCAGCGGGTGAAAGCGGCAAGAATGTTGAACTGCTGATCGAAGACTACACATTTGAATTCACCGGATATGATCACCTGATATCTGAAGCAGCCATTGCAGCTGTGAATCGCGATGAAAAGCGGCCGTCGCTCTGGCTGACACGCTCTCCATTCTATGCAGAATCGGGCGGACAAATTGCCGATACCGGTACCATTGAAAACAACGGTGAAGTGATTCGGGTGAAAGATGTTCAGAAAACTCCGCAGGGATTTGAACATATTGTTGATCGTATTCCTGATGACCTTTCCGGAACCTGGACCGCAGAAGTACATCGTGAAAGGCGGCTGGAGATCCAAAAACATCACACCGCAACCCACCTGATGCACGCCGCTCTGCGCGAAACAATCGGGGATCATGTGGTACAGAAAGGATCGCTGGTAGAGCCGGGAAGGCTTCGGTTTGATTTTTCACATTTTGAGGCGGTAACCCCGGAACAGCTCGATGAAATGGAAGCCCGGGTTAACGAGAAAATCCAGGAAAATATCGAACAGGATGTCCAGGTAATGGATATTGAACAGGCCCGGGAGCGCGGTGCCATGATGCTATTTGGCGAAAAGTATGGAGATCGCGTACGCGTGGTCACGTTCGATCCCAAATTTTCAATGGAACTTTGCGGCGGAACGCACGTCGGTGCGACCGGTGAAATCGGGTACTTCCGGTTTCTGCACGAATCCTCAGCGGCAGCCGGAATCCGAAGAGTGGAGGCTGTGGCAGGAAAAGCAGCAGACAAGCTGATCAGAAATGAGAAGAGCGCTCTCAAACAAATTCAGGCTATGCTTGGAAATAGTGAAAATCCCGCTGCAGAAATTGAAAAACTGATCGCTCAAAATCGTGATCTTGGAAAAGAGATTGAAAAACTGAAAAAGAAAGATGCTTCCGGCGCGCTGGACCAGATTCTGGAAGAGGGCACCGAAACAGCCGGAGTTTCGCTCTATACCGGCGAAGTTCCCGGTGCGGATATGGATCTTCTCAAGCAGATGGGTTACAGGGCATTGCAGTTGAAAGACTCCGGGTCTGTGTTTGTGCTTGCATCTCAGAACAGCGAAGGAAAAGTATTTCTGATGGCTGCAATCACCCCTGATCTAAACGAAAAAGGGCTGCAGGCTGGTAAACTGGTATCACAGCTGGGCAGGATTGTCGGCGGCGGCGGCGGCGGTCAGCCTGAACTCGCAACGGCTGGCGGACGGTTCCCTGATAAGATTGGCGAAGCGTTCGGCACAGCCGAAAAGTGGATTAAGGAACAGTTAACATGA
- a CDS encoding pyruvate dehydrogenase complex dihydrolipoamide acetyltransferase: MAEKIEMPKLSDTMEEGVIASWNVKEGDKVESGDVIAEVETDKATMEVEVFDAGTILKIMVEEGDAVPLGGTMAIIGEEGEDISDLLGDSEDSSGDSKDSEDEKKKSDSKEDEDDDTDEKKKDSKDSFDPILEGVDGKKKEKKKESSSDDGRVKASPLAKKMAEDKGIELSAVDGSGPEGRIIKRDIENYKPSKKKETGVEVPSFEDAESEDVKISQMRKTIARRLSESKFTNPHFYETIDVDMEAAIEARAKLNEVSEVKISFNDIVVKACAAALRRNPSINSSWLDDVIRKHGDVNVAVAVAIDEGLMTPVLRHADKKNLRQISVETKELAGLARDRKLQPEQMEGSTFTISNLGMFGIEEFTAIINPPNACILAVGAIRDVPVVKNGEVVPGKRMKMTLSSDHRVVDGAKAAAFLNTLQQMLENPLAMML; encoded by the coding sequence ATGGCCGAAAAAATTGAAATGCCGAAGCTGAGTGACACCATGGAAGAGGGTGTAATCGCCTCCTGGAATGTGAAGGAGGGAGATAAAGTTGAATCGGGCGACGTAATTGCTGAAGTCGAAACCGATAAAGCTACAATGGAAGTTGAAGTGTTTGATGCAGGCACGATTTTGAAAATTATGGTAGAAGAGGGCGACGCTGTTCCTCTTGGCGGCACTATGGCAATTATCGGTGAAGAAGGCGAAGATATCAGTGATCTTCTTGGCGATAGCGAGGATTCATCAGGCGATTCAAAAGATTCTGAAGATGAGAAGAAAAAATCTGATTCAAAGGAAGATGAAGATGATGATACTGATGAGAAGAAAAAAGATTCAAAAGATTCTTTCGATCCGATTCTTGAAGGCGTCGACGGCAAGAAAAAGGAGAAAAAGAAGGAGAGTTCTTCTGATGATGGGCGTGTAAAAGCCTCGCCTCTTGCTAAAAAGATGGCCGAAGATAAAGGCATAGAACTTTCGGCTGTTGATGGTTCAGGACCCGAAGGACGAATCATTAAACGGGATATTGAAAATTATAAGCCTTCCAAAAAGAAAGAGACCGGCGTTGAAGTTCCGTCATTTGAAGATGCAGAATCTGAGGATGTGAAAATTTCTCAGATGCGAAAAACAATTGCCAGACGACTTTCAGAAAGTAAATTTACCAATCCGCACTTCTATGAAACGATTGATGTGGATATGGAAGCAGCGATCGAAGCACGCGCAAAACTTAATGAAGTGAGCGAAGTAAAGATCAGCTTTAATGATATTGTAGTGAAAGCATGCGCTGCTGCACTCCGTCGCAATCCTTCTATTAACTCTTCCTGGCTGGATGATGTCATCAGAAAACACGGTGACGTTAATGTTGCCGTAGCTGTGGCCATCGATGAAGGTTTGATGACCCCGGTACTGCGTCACGCCGATAAGAAAAATCTGCGTCAGATTTCTGTTGAAACTAAAGAACTGGCAGGTCTGGCTCGTGATCGCAAGCTTCAGCCGGAACAGATGGAAGGAAGCACATTCACCATCTCCAATCTTGGAATGTTCGGAATTGAGGAATTTACCGCGATTATCAACCCACCAAATGCCTGTATTCTCGCAGTAGGTGCCATTCGCGACGTTCCTGTAGTGAAAAATGGCGAAGTTGTGCCGGGCAAACGGATGAAGATGACGCTCAGCAGCGATCACAGGGTAGTGGACGGTGCAAAAGCCGCGGCCTTCCTGAACACGCTGCAGCAGATGCTCGAAAATCCGCTTGCGATGATGCTGTAA